AGGCAACCTTCGACTGATCTGCGAATTTCTCCGAGACGATCTCGCCCGTAACCCCTGGTACCGGCTCTTCGCGGGCGCCGCAGACCGCCAGCACAACCGTGTGGTCAGCCAGCTCTTCGAGGGCGGTGGCAAATTCCTGCGCAAACAGATGCGTGCGGCTGTAGAGGTGCGGCTGGTGCACAGCGATCACGCGACCTTCACCAACAACCGTGCGCGCGGAACGCAGCAGCGCTTCAACCTCGGTTGGGTGATGCGCATAGTCGTCGAGGACCGAGACTCCGCCAATCGTGGCGTGCAGCTCAAACCGACGCCGTGTACCGCCAAACGTCGCGATAGCGGCAAGCGCAGCAGCAGGCTCGTTTCCAAGAGCCACAAGTACGGCAAAAGCGCCCGCTGCGTTGACCGCGTTATGGTGACCAGGAACGGTTAAACGGGCTGAGTAATCAACGCCCTGATAGTTCACGGTGAAGCCAACTGGACCATCAGTGAGAACAGAGTGCAGCCGCACATCGGCAGAGTCATCCTCACCAAATGTGAGCAGACGGTCGGGGTCAAGCTGGGCGCTGACCTCTCGCGCACCCGCGTCATCGGAAGAGATGACAACGAGTTCGCTGGCATTGCTCGCGAAGGTTACAAAGGCCTTCATGAAGTTTTCGCGGGAACCATAGTAGTCAAGGTGCTCTGGATCAACATTGGTAATGAGCGCAATAGAAGTGTCGTAAATGAGGAACGACCCATCAGATTCATCGGCCTCAACAACAAACAGTGGATCGGCCCCTGCACCTGAGCTCACGCCGAGCGATTCGATAACCCCACCATTCACAAAGCTGGGATCTTGTCCGAGTGCGAGGAGTCCGCTGACGATCATGCCGGTCGATGTGGTCTTGCCGTGCGCCCCAGCGACGGCGACGAGCCGTTGTTTAGCAACCAGCCAGGTCAGCGCCTGAGAGCGATGCAAAATGGGAAGGCCCCGTTTTGTCGCAAGAACATACTCGGGGTTTGTTGGCCAGAGAGCTCCGGTGATGACAACCGTATCGGCGTCTCCAAGGTTGGCAGCATCGTGACCAATCGCGATGCGAACTCCGCGCTCTCTCAGCGCAATCACGTTGGCATTCTCGGCAGCATCAGACCCCGTGACGGTGTGCCCGGCATCAAGAAAGAGCCTCGCAATGCCGCTCATGCCAGAGCCGCCGATACCAATGAAGTGAACGGTCGAAACGGTTTCTGGCAGTTCGAGAGTGAGATCCGGGTAGATCATGGGATGGGCCTCCTGAGGCGGCAAACGATGCGGGTTCTAGGGTAGCCCCACAGCCTGACAAGTTGGTGCAACCGCGCCGACGTTCGCTTCCTCTGGTTCTGCAACGCGCAGGGCATCCGATAAGCGCAGCGGGCAGTTACCATGAGGCCCGGGTGGGCAAGAAGCTAACGGCCGAGCGCTTCGTGAACAAGCCGGACCGTGCGCTGCGTTCCGTCGAGCACGCCAACCGCGGCGGCGCGCTCCCCCATCGCCGCAAGCGACTCCGGCTTTTCAAGAAGCGGCAACACATTATGGATGAGCCAGTGCCCGGTCAGCTGGGCGTCCTCAACCAGCATCGCGCCACCGGCCTCCACAACGCCGGCAACGTTAAAGCGCTGCTCGCCGTTTCCGTGCGGGTAGGGAACATAGACAGCCGGGATCCCGAGACCGGTCAGTTCACTCGCGGTTGCGGCCCCCGAACGAGAAATCGCAAGGTCAGCAGCGGCAAGGGCAAGATCCATGCGGTCGCAATACGGGATGATCGAATAATGCTCAATCTCGGGGTCCTCGATCTCGGTGCGCTGTCCCCACACGTGCAAAATCTGGTTTCCCGCCGCAATAAGCGCGGGGGCAGCGTCAGCGACAGCGCGGTTAATCTGGCGCGCGCCCTGAGAACCTCCGGTCACAAGAATCGTTGGGCGGTCTGCCTCAAGCCCAAAATACGCTCGGGCTTCAGCACGCGTTGCCGCACGATCGAGCGTCGCAATTTCGGACCGCAACGGCATGCCAACAAAGCGGGCATGCGCGATCTTGGTGCCCTCAAATGCGACCCCAACGAATGGAGTGTTGCGAGCCCCTGAGGCGTTCGCCATCCCCGGCTTTGCGTTGGCCTCGTGGATAACGTACGGAGTCTTCGTCTGGCGCGCAGCCCGGTAGGCGGGTGCCGAGGCGTAACCGCCAAAGCCAACAACAACGTCCACACTATTGGCCGTAATGATCTCACGAACGCGCTTGACGGCCCCGAGGTAACGAGGGACAAAAGTTACTGCTGCGGCATTTGGCCTGCGCGGAAACGGAACGCGCGCAATCGTGAGCAGCTCATAGCCGCGCTCGGGCACAAGCCGAGCCTCGAGTCCCTCCGCCGTACCGAGGACAAGAATCGTCGATTCTGGTTCTGTCGCGCGGAGTTCGTCTGCAACCGCGAGCAAGGGGTTAACGTGTCCAGCTGTGCCCCCACCGGCCAGTAAATAGGTGGTCATTGCTTCTTGCCCCGTAGCTTTCGGAATGGAATGGTAAATCGTGGAAGGGTTGACCGTTCGCCTGGCACGCCCGATTCTTCGGCGGCAGCATCGGCGGCATCCCTCGCAATCGAGAGCACAACCCCGATTGCGAGCATACAAGAGATCAGAGCTGTCCCCCCTGACGAAAGCAAGGGCAAAGGAACCCCAAGAACTGGCAGCAATCCGATAACAACCGCAATATTCACGAACGCTTGTCCAACAATCCAAACGAGCACAGAACCAGTCACAATGACGCCGAAGCTGTCACGAGCGGTTCGCATAATGCGGAGCAATCCGATGGCAAGCACAACATAAAGCAGCACAACAACGATGGCACCAACCATGCCAAGCTCTTCGCCAATAATGGAGAAAATATAGTCGTTATCCGCGGCAGGCAACCACGACCATTTGGTTTTTGAATTCCCAAGCCCTACGCCAAACAAGCCACCCGTTGCCATGGCCCCAAGCGCGTGTTGCGGCTGCCAGCACAGGCCGCTGAAGTCGACACATTTTTCGTTCCAGAAGTTGAGGATACGGCCAACGCGGTTTTCACTTGTCGCCGCGAGCACACCAATAGTGAGCAGGCTGAGCGAGAGCGGGATGGCAAGGATGCGCAGCTTAATATCCGCAAAATAGAGGGCCGCCATGACGATGGCGAACATGATGATTCCGGTTCCGAGGTCGTGACCGGCGATGACCGTAACGATCGCGAGACCGGCGCCGGGAAGCACAGGAATAAGCGCGTGTTTCCAATCGCCAAGCAGACCTCGCTTGCGCCACAGCACGGTACCCATCCAGACCACCATGGCAAGCTTCAAAAACTCAGACGGCTGACCTCGGATACCGGCAACGCTAATCCAGTTTCGGTTTCCATAGACCTCAATACCGATGCCGGGAACAAATACCAGCAGCTGAAGCAGGATGCCGAGGCCAAAAAAATGCCAGGCCCAGCGTTTCCAAAACGAGATCGGGAAGCGGCTCAGGATGAGCATCAGCGGGATGCCGATAGCCGCAAACATTGTTTGCCTCAGAAACACCCCAAAGAAGCCCTGATCGCCAACGTAGGACGTGATTGAGGACGAAGAAAGAACCATTGTGAGCCCAAGGGCCACAAGAAACAGTGTTGTTCCAAGCACCAAAAAGAACGTGCCCGTTTCGGCGCGCATCGAGCTGCCGAGGTTGATGCGTGACTGCAAGCCTTCGGGGCCGGGGGAAGCCGAATTGGGCTGGGTTCTACTGCGAGGCGGAGTTGCCATCCGCCTCACCTCCCACATACTCTCGAACCGCTTCCGCGAACTTATTGCCGCGGTCGCCGTAGTTGGTGAACTGATCCATCGATGCCGCTGCCGGGGCCAACAACACGGTGTCTCCTGGCTGAGCGATCGTGGCCGCGTACTCAACGACCGACGCCATAACGCTCTTAGTCTCGCTTGGCGTGACTTCAAATAGCGGCACATCGGGTGCGTGTCGTGCGAACGCAGCTGTGAGTTCGCTGCGATCGGCGCCGATGACAATGACGCCACGAAGCCGGTCAGTGTG
The DNA window shown above is from Lysinibacter cavernae and carries:
- the ftsW gene encoding putative lipid II flippase FtsW encodes the protein MATPPRSRTQPNSASPGPEGLQSRINLGSSMRAETGTFFLVLGTTLFLVALGLTMVLSSSSITSYVGDQGFFGVFLRQTMFAAIGIPLMLILSRFPISFWKRWAWHFFGLGILLQLLVFVPGIGIEVYGNRNWISVAGIRGQPSEFLKLAMVVWMGTVLWRKRGLLGDWKHALIPVLPGAGLAIVTVIAGHDLGTGIIMFAIVMAALYFADIKLRILAIPLSLSLLTIGVLAATSENRVGRILNFWNEKCVDFSGLCWQPQHALGAMATGGLFGVGLGNSKTKWSWLPAADNDYIFSIIGEELGMVGAIVVVLLYVVLAIGLLRIMRTARDSFGVIVTGSVLVWIVGQAFVNIAVVIGLLPVLGVPLPLLSSGGTALISCMLAIGVVLSIARDAADAAAEESGVPGERSTLPRFTIPFRKLRGKKQ
- the murC gene encoding UDP-N-acetylmuramate--L-alanine ligase, which encodes MIYPDLTLELPETVSTVHFIGIGGSGMSGIARLFLDAGHTVTGSDAAENANVIALRERGVRIAIGHDAANLGDADTVVITGALWPTNPEYVLATKRGLPILHRSQALTWLVAKQRLVAVAGAHGKTTSTGMIVSGLLALGQDPSFVNGGVIESLGVSSGAGADPLFVVEADESDGSFLIYDTSIALITNVDPEHLDYYGSRENFMKAFVTFASNASELVVISSDDAGAREVSAQLDPDRLLTFGEDDSADVRLHSVLTDGPVGFTVNYQGVDYSARLTVPGHHNAVNAAGAFAVLVALGNEPAAALAAIATFGGTRRRFELHATIGGVSVLDDYAHHPTEVEALLRSARTVVGEGRVIAVHQPHLYSRTHLFAQEFATALEELADHTVVLAVCGAREEPVPGVTGEIVSEKFADQSKVAYIDEWQDAADYIAKVAEPGDFVITMGCGDVYRIIPQVREALEDRWS
- a CDS encoding UDP-N-acetylglucosamine--N-acetylmuramyl-(pentapeptide) pyrophosphoryl-undecaprenol N-acetylglucosamine transferase translates to MTTYLLAGGGTAGHVNPLLAVADELRATEPESTILVLGTAEGLEARLVPERGYELLTIARVPFPRRPNAAAVTFVPRYLGAVKRVREIITANSVDVVVGFGGYASAPAYRAARQTKTPYVIHEANAKPGMANASGARNTPFVGVAFEGTKIAHARFVGMPLRSEIATLDRAATRAEARAYFGLEADRPTILVTGGSQGARQINRAVADAAPALIAAGNQILHVWGQRTEIEDPEIEHYSIIPYCDRMDLALAAADLAISRSGAATASELTGLGIPAVYVPYPHGNGEQRFNVAGVVEAGGAMLVEDAQLTGHWLIHNVLPLLEKPESLAAMGERAAAVGVLDGTQRTVRLVHEALGR